The DNA region GCGCTCATCCCAGCTCTGCTGGCTCGGCAGGAAGGCCGCCGTCGCCATCAGGGTTGCGCTGAGCGCTCGCCCGGGATCGGCGCTCGCCAGCGCCTGCACGGTCATGCCGCCGAGCGAGAGCCCGACCAGATGGGCCCGGCCGATGCCCAGGGCGTCCAGCAGGCCCGCGAGGTCCCCGGCCAGATCCGCGATCACCGCGGGCCGGTCGCGCGTGTCCGATCCGCCGTGGCCAAGGGTGTCGTAGCGCAGCGTCCGGTAACGTCCCGCGAGGGCGGGCATCAGCGCGTCCCACATCTCGAGGGTCGCCCCCAGCGAGTTCGAGAAGGCGACGACCGGGGCGTCCTCGGGACCCTCGAGGTGGTAGCGGAGGCCGAGTCCTCCGACGGTGATCTGCGGCATGCGGCTCTCTCCGGTCCGGGCTCTCGAGGATGTCACGCCGTCGGGGGCGGACATGGCGGGCATCGCCACCCCCGACAGCAGTCAGGCGCGGCCCAGGGGAATCAGGCCCCAGCCACGCTCGTGGAGGTAGTACAGCACGGTCATGGTCACGGTCTCGGTCGAGGCGATCGAGCCGGCGACCAGTACGCTTCCGGTGAACAGATAGGACAGCAGCAGCGTGTCGAGGCTCCCGACGACGCGCCAGCTCACGGCCTTGGCGATCGAGCGGAGGCGGCTGTCCCCGGACGGGGGGTGCGCCCGTCCGGGCGGCCTCGGGCGCGCGGCCATCACGGGTCGGGACGTTGTCGGCGG from Methylobacterium sp. NMS14P includes:
- the pcaD gene encoding 3-oxoadipate enol-lactonase encodes the protein MPQITVGGLGLRYHLEGPEDAPVVAFSNSLGATLEMWDALMPALAGRYRTLRYDTLGHGGSDTRDRPAVIADLAGDLAGLLDALGIGRAHLVGLSLGGMTVQALASADPGRALSATLMATAAFLPSQQSWDERAATVRAQGTAAVVEATLGRWFTPGFAERDPGAVRAVRKRFLACDSAGYAVCCGAIGRMDLRPALAAITAPTLVIAGRDDPSTPPAMAEEICGGIAQAELVVLPRAAHLLAVERADAVGSYLRAFLDRAAPGA
- a CDS encoding DUF2061 domain-containing protein, with protein sequence MAARPRPPGRAHPPSGDSRLRSIAKAVSWRVVGSLDTLLLSYLFTGSVLVAGSIASTETVTMTVLYYLHERGWGLIPLGRA